Proteins found in one Schistocerca serialis cubense isolate TAMUIC-IGC-003099 chromosome 5, iqSchSeri2.2, whole genome shotgun sequence genomic segment:
- the LOC126480750 gene encoding uncharacterized protein LOC126480750: MAAFRALVFLVGCVAAALAEESAWDGLRVRWSVLGLADIFHLTAFFDMPKTVSDATSDGWVEAVDSGVTSNVTTYCMENDPRVCMLYDANGVAAGIDVSVVVDDVSNLGVDFDWSSQELFVEMERFDIPIYRTRVYWVPEDVVTEGRSTWKNGLGSGLWFEGKNGRVEIPIEQSQIESETLYTEQACIPTMGIHYYHNMTESADCSQFHPYFLLVGKDSGKVHGVGFQTFGKASKTNREWFEDIPSAAIKPTVPYSPDCLVEWVEQYGVISLHVYFRDNELTILC; encoded by the exons ATGGCCGCCTTCAGAGCTCTGGTCTTCTTAGTCGGCTGCGTCGCGGCTGCGCTCGCCGAAG AATCGGCGTGGGACGGCCTAAGAG TGCGCTGGTCGGTGCTCGGTCTCGCGGACATCTTCCACCTGACGGCGTTCTTCGACATGCCCAAGACGGTGAGCGACGCGACGTCCGACGGCTGGGTGGAGGCCGTGGACTCCGGCGTCACCTCCAACGTGACCACCTACTGCATGGAGAACGACCCGCGCGTCTGCATGCTCTACGACGCCAACGGCGTCGCCGCCGGAATCGACGTCAGC GTGGTGGTCGACGACGTGTCTAACCTGGGCGTGGACTTCGACTGGTCCTCGCAGGAGCTGTTCGTCGAGATGGAGCGCTTCGACATCCCCATCTACAGGACCCGCGTCTACTGGGTCCCCGAAG ATGTGGTGACCGAGGGCCGCAGCACCTGGAAGAACGGACTGGGCAGCGGTCTCTGGTTCGAAGGCAAGAACGGCCGCGTCGAGATCCCCATCGAGCAGTCGCAGATCGAGAGTGAGACGCTGTACACAGAGCAGGCGTGCATCCCCACCATGG GCATCCACTACTACCACAACATGACGGAGAGCGCCGACTGCTCGCAGTTCCACCCCTACTTCCTGCTGGTGGGCAAGGACTCTGGGAAGGTGCACGGAGTGGGCTTCCAGACGTTCGGCAAGGCCAGCAAGACGAACAGGGAGTGGTTCGAGGACATCCCCTCTGCCGCTATCAAG CCGACGGTACCATACTCACCAGACTGTCTGGTCGAGTGGGTGGAGCAATATGGTGTCATCTCCTTGCACGTCTACTTCAGGGACAACGAGCTGACCATACTCTGTTAG